In Rhodamnia argentea isolate NSW1041297 chromosome 4, ASM2092103v1, whole genome shotgun sequence, the following proteins share a genomic window:
- the LOC115740679 gene encoding probable 3-hydroxyisobutyrate dehydrogenase-like 1, mitochondrial isoform X1, which produces MPIMPSSLPLTRLLRSPSPPFSTLSLLLRRAMSSAGTAAAAGAAADAFTPSNTRVGWIGTGVMGRSMCGHLIRAGYTVTVFNRTLSKAQPLLDMGARLADSPRSLAALSDVVFSIVGYPSDVRSVLLDPSSGALSSLRPGGVIVDMTTSDPSLAEEISAAASAKGCHAVDAPVSGGDGGARNAALAIFAGGDPATVRRLEPLFSLMGKLNYMGGAGKGQFAKLGNQITIVSTMVGLVEGMVFAHKAGLDVGLFISAISTGSAGSKSLDTQGNRILRRDFEARFYVDHFVKDLGICLKECERMGLALPGLALAQQLYLSLKAHGEGNLGIQALILSLERLNKVSLEHAGSSNA; this is translated from the exons ATGCCAATAATGCCTTCATCACTGCCACTCACTAGACTCCTCCGCTCACCCTCTCCGCCCTTCTccactctctccctcctcctccgccgcgcCATGTCGTCCGCCggcaccgccgccgccg CCGGCGCCGCCGCCGACGCCTTCACTCCCTCCAACACCCGCGTGGGCTGGATCGGTACCGGCGTCATGGGCCGCTCCATGTGCGGCCACCTCATCCGCGCCGGCTACACCGTCACCGTCTTCAACCGCACTCTCTCCAAGGCCCAGCCCCTCCTCGATATGGGCGCTCGCCTTGCTGACTCCCCCCGCTCCCTCGCCGCCCTCTCCGACGTCGTCTTCTCCATCGTCGGCTACCCCTCCGACGTGCGCTCCGTCCTCCTCGACCCCTCCTCCGGCGCCCTCTCTTCCCTCCGCCCGGGCGGCGTAATCGTGGACATGACCACCTCGGACCCCTCCCTCGCGGAGGAGATCTCCGCAGCCGCCTCCGCCAAGGGCTGCCACGCCGTCGACGCCCCAGTCTcgggcggcgacggcggtgCCCGCAACGCTGCCCTCGCGATCTTCGCGGGCGGCGATCCCGCAACGGTCCGCAGGCTGGAGCCCCTGTTCTCCCTGATGGGGAAGCTCAATTACATGGGAGGCGCCGGAAAGGGGCAATTCGCGAAATTGGGGAATCAAATCACCATCGTTTCGACGATGGTGGGGCTGGTGGAGGGCATGGTTTTTGCCCATAAGGCGGGGCTCGATGTTGGGTTGTTCATAAGCGCGATATCGACCGGGTCTGCGGGCTCCAAGTCGCTGGATACTCAAGGGAACAGAATACTGCGGAGGGATTTCGAGGCCAGGTTCTATGTGGACCATTTTGTGAAGGATTTGGGGATATGCTTGAAGGAATGTGAGAGGATGGGGCTGGCATTGCCGGGCTTGGCGCTTGCTCAGCAGCTTTACTTGTCGCTCAAGGCTCACGGGGAGGGGAATTTGGGCATTCAGGCACTCATTCTGTCTCTCGAGCGGCTTAACAAGGTTTCGCTCGAGCATGCGGGCTCCTCCAATGCATGA
- the LOC115740679 gene encoding probable 3-hydroxyisobutyrate dehydrogenase-like 1, mitochondrial isoform X2 — MPIMPSSLPLTRLLRSPSPPFSTLSLLLRRAMSSAGTAAADPVTPSNTRVGWIGTGVMGCSMCGHLIRAGYTVTVFNRTLSKAQPLLDMGARLADSPRSLAALSDVVFSIVGYPSDVRSVLLDSSSGALASLRPGGVLVDMTTSDPSLAEEISAAASAKGCHAVDAPVSGGDRGARNAALAIFAGGDPATVRRLEPLFSVMGKLNYMGGPGKGQFAKLGNQITIASTMMGLVEGMVYAHKAGLDVGLFISAISTGAAGSKSLDLYGNRILQRDFEAGFYVNHFVKDLGICLKECERMGLALPGLALAQQLYLSLKAHGEGNLGTQALILSLERLNKVSLENAGSFNV; from the coding sequence ATGCCAATAATGCCTTCATCACTGCCACTCACTAGACTCCTCCGCTCACCCTCTCCGCCCTTCTccactctctccctcctcctccgccgcgcCATGTCGTCCGCCggcaccgccgccgccgaccccGTCACTCCATCCAACACCCGCGTGGGCTGGATCGGTACCGGCGTCATGGGCTGCTCCATGTGCGGCCACCTCATCCGCGCCGGCTACACCGTCACCGTCTTCAACCGCACCCTCTCCAAGGCCCAGCCCCTCCTCGACATGGGCGCACGCCTCGCCGACTCCCCCCGCTCCCTCGCCGCCCTCTCCGACGTCGTCTTCTCCATCGTCGGCTACCCCTCCGACGTCCGCTCAGTCCTCCTCGACTCCTCCTCCGGCGCCCTCGCTTCCCTCCGCCCGGGCGGCGTCCTCGTCGACATGACTACCTCGGACCCCTCCCTCGCGGAGGAGATCTCCGCAGCCGCCTCCGCCAAGGGATGCCACGCCGTCGACGCCCCAGTCTCGGGAGGCGACCGCGGTGCCCGCAACGCTGCCCTCGCGATCTTCGCGGGAGGCGATCCCGCAACGGTCCGCAGGCTGGAGCCCCTGTTCTCCGTGATGGGGAAGCTCAATTACATGGGAGGTCCCGGAAAGGGGCAATTTGCGAAATTGGGGAATCAAATCACGATCGCTTCGACGATGATGGGGCTAGTGGAGGGCATGGTTTATGCGCATAAGGCGGGGCTCGATGTTGGGTTGTTTATAAGCGCGATATCGACTGGGGCTGCAGGCTCCAAGTCGCTGGATTTGTATGGGAACAGAATACTGCAGAGGGATTTCGAGGCCGGGTTCTATGTGAACCATTTTGTGAAGGATTTGGGGATATGCTTGAAGGAATGTGAGAGGATGGGGCTCGCACTTCCGGGCTTGGCGCTCGCTCAGCAGCTTTATTTGTCGCTCAAGGCACACGGGGAGGGGAATTTGGGCACTCAGGCGCTCATTCTGTCTCTCGAGAGGCTTAACAAGGTTTCGCTCGAGAATGCGGGCTCCTTCAATGTATGA
- the LOC115740711 gene encoding mitochondrial import inner membrane translocase subunit TIM17-2-like: MGTPETSREPCPDRILDDIGGAFGMGAVGGSAFHFIKGVYNSPSGARLIGGTQAVRMNAPRVGGSFAVWGGLFSAFDCTMVYVRQKEDPWNSIIAGAATGGFLQMRQGLAASARSAMFGGVLLALIEGAGIMINKVLSAPPGPPIIIDEPVPGMVGLPGQLPGQIPGQMASTGAGASTSGSDSGSWFGGRFGGKKQETAASGGGAKTEILESYDTPMPSFEYK; encoded by the coding sequence ATGGGGACTCCAGAGACCTCGAGGGAGCCCTGCCCCGACCGCATCCTCGACGACATCGGCGGCGCCTTCGGCATGGGCGCTGTGGGCGGCTCCGCCTTCCACTTCATCAAGGGCGTCTACAACTCCCCCAGCGGCGCCCGCCTCATCGGCGGCACCCAGGCCGTCCGCATGAACGCCCCCCGCGTCGGTGGCAGCTTCGCCGTCTGGGGCGGCCTTTTCTCCGCCTTCGACTGCACTATGGTCTACGTCCGCCAGAAGGAGGACCCCTGGAACTCCATCATCGCCGGCGCCGCCACCGGCGGCTTCCTCCAGATGCGCCAGGGCCTTGCCGCCTCGGCCCGCTCCGCCATGTTCGGCGGCGTCCTGCTGGCCCTCATCGAGGGCGCCGGGATCATGATCAACAAGGTCCTCAGCGCGCCTCCCGGCCCTCCAATCATCATTGACGAGCCCGTCCCGGGCATGGTTGGGCTTCCTGGGCAGTTGCCAGGACAGATCCCCGGGCAGATGGCGTCCACAGGTGCTGGAGCGTCTACCTCAGGATCGGATTCTGGCTCGTGGTTCGGAGGGAGGTTTGGAGGGAAGAAGCAGGAGACTGCGGCGAGCGGCGGCGGAGCGAAGACTGAGATTTTGGAGAGTTACGATACGCCCATGCCTTCATTTGAGTACAAGTAA
- the LOC115740656 gene encoding uncharacterized protein LOC115740656 encodes MNTGVAKSPAFCVTVRVCLKPTCFNQCPTSCPRNLWCPASLPKPRLNPISTSIAGRSLGFCRRYHEKSCFSKRNGRSAAGSHQELTKAGGFAGPKCVLSGSRVESSIECCSLRKGRNFSSVDSRRDGSGAIGAGEVLPWLATKDTMEVKRAVKVYSRQNGCSSGESTRKLHKGPAILNSRRVGDTSGATRGGKAMPWLASNKTKEVVKKQTSHSSWEESARKLHKEAESSGSSWASTKQFDGKNGSFRMNRADKIAGTDASVSKLADHTWSADDFGKLEEDEDVEDEVDEAETIEDPRWDAIKTRVRGVVDVKPRTENPRRTRWNKQEDWGRKTWKEASESSLPKLVGEGVYGVGPVLAALSAGRREYYTLYVQEGLDLSSNNKKKKDKKGFEKVLRMAGKIGLSIKEASKHDLNMVVDNRPHQGLVLDASPLEMVKVLELDQVSLEDEGSLWVALDEVTDPQNLGAIIRSAYFFGASGVVLCAKNSAPLSGVVSKASAGSLELMELRYCKNMMQFLTSSAENGWRVLGGSVSSRSVPLNDISPGVPTILVLGSEGTGLRPLVERSCTQLIRIPGNISSDVTAGEANNAEEGTETNNSAEEFRSFLAVESLNVSVAAGVLLHHLIGGNSSKEPCVANELTD; translated from the coding sequence ATGAACACCGGTGTCGCTAAGAGCCCGGCATTCTGTGTCACCGTTAGAGTTTGCCTGAAACCGACGTGCTTCAATCAGTGCCCCACGTCGTGTCCCCGAAATTTGTGGTGTCCTGCGTCCCTTCCAAAACCTCGCCTAAACCCCATTTCCACAAGCATCGCTGGTCGCTCTCTTGGGTTTTGTCGGAGATACCACGAGAAATCTTGCTTTTCAAAGAGGAACGGGAGATCTGCAGCTGGGTCTCACCAAGAATTGACGAAAGCGGGAGGTTTTGCCGGACCAAAGTGTGTGTTAAGTGGGTCGAGAGTGGAGAGTTCCATTGAATGTTGTTCTTTGAGAAAAGGCAGAAACTTTTCGAGTGTGGACTCTCGAAGGGATGGGAGTGGTGCAATAGGAGCTGGGGAAGTGCTTCCCTGGTTGGCAACAAAGGACACCATGGAAGTGAAAAGGGCTGTGAAAGTTTATAGCAGACAGAATGGTTGTTCTTCGGGAGAATCCACGAGAAAGTTGCATAAGGGACCAGCTATTTTGAACTCCCGGAGGGTCGGTGACACGAGTGGTGCAACAAGAGGTGGGAAAGCCATGCCCTGGTTAGCATCAAACAAAACCAAGGAAGTGGTTAAGAAACAGACTAGTCATTCTTCTTGGGAGGAATCGGCTAGAAAGTTGCATAAGGAAGCAGAGAGTAGTGGTTCTTCGTGGGCATCAACCAAACAGTTTGATGGGAAGAATGGTTCGTTCAGGATGAATAGGGCAGATAAGATAGCGGGGACTGATGCATCAGTCAGCAAACTCGCTGATCACACATGGAGCGCTGATGATTTTGGTAAGTTAGAGGAGGATGAAGATGTAGAAGACGAAGTTGACGAGGCAGAGACAATTGAAGATCCCAGGTGGGATGCAATTAAGACGAGGGTGAGAGGAGTAGTGGATGTGAAACCACGGACAGAGAATCCGAGACGCACAAGGTGGAATAAGCAGGAAGATTGGGGAAGAAAGACATGGAAGGAGGCAAGTGAATCGAGTCTGCCAAAGCTAGTCGGGGAAGGTGTTTATGGCGTCGGTCCAGTCTTGGCAGCACTGTCAGCAGGAAGGCGAGAATATTACACATTGTATGTCCAAGAAGGGCTGGATTTGAGTAGtaacaacaaaaagaagaaggataagAAGGGCTTTGAGAAAGTCTTGAGAATGGCGGGAAAGATTGGGTTAAGCATTAAGGAAGCATCGAAGCATGATCTCAACATGGTTGTTGACAACCGTCCTCACCAGGGTCTAGTTTTGGATGCTTCTCCATTGGAAATGGTTAAGGTATTGGAACTTGATCAAGTATCCCTCGAGGATGAGGGTTCTCTGTGGGTAGCTTTGGATGAGGTCACAGATCCTCAGAACTTAGGGGCAATCATTAGGTCTGCCTATTTCTTTGGAGCTTCAGGGGTGGTCTTGTGTGCCAAAAATTCAGCTCCATTGAGTGGTGTCGTCAGCAAAGCAAGTGCTGGTTCTCTGGAGTTGATGGAGCTCAGATATTGCAAGAACATGATGCAATTCCTCACATCTTCAGCAGAAAATGGTTGGAGAGTTCTTGGAGGATCGGTTTCTTCTAGATCTGTTCCTCTGAATGACATTTCACCTGGTGTACCCACCATTCTTGTTCTTGGGAGTGAGGGCACTGGACTGCGGCCTTTAGTGGAGAGATCATGTACTCAGTTGATCAGGATCCCAGGAAACATCTCTTCGGACGTAACTGCCGGAGAAGCCAATAATGCAGAAGAGGGCACCGAAACAAATAACTCGGCCGAGGAGTTCCGGTCCTTTTTGGCTGTTGAGAGCTTAAACGTCAGTGTTGCAGCTGGTGTGCTTCTCCATCACCTGATAGGTGGCAATTCCAGTAAGGAACCTTGTGTAGCCAATGAATTGACTGATTGA